From a region of the Thermosulfurimonas sp. F29 genome:
- a CDS encoding NAD(P)H-hydrate dehydratase translates to MRLVYAAEMQALDRFTIEEVGVPAEVLMENAGRGVVDLLLERFPREVYRGVIVLCGPGNNGGDGLVVARHLHRRGVPVRVILLAPEEKYRGEAGTNLRIARYAEIPLIPALDEEAVRTLAGEMRAAGVLVDALFGTGLSRELTGRFALAVELVNQAGVPVVAVDMPSGLSADTGRPLGVAVRATLTATMALPKVGQVVYPGREYVGELRVVDIGMPERVVREKAPPREYLDREWAAGVLRPRAADTHKGTYGHVLVLAGSRGKTGAAVLAAKGSLRAGAGLVTLACARSLQPLMAGYLPEALTLGLSPETPDQELTPASAEAILSACERMHAAVLGPGFGLSPEARELSVRLSLELPVPAVLDADALTALSGRPEQLREARAPRVLTPHPGEMARLLSRSKAEIQADRLEAAREAARRSGQVVVLKGAATVVAGPDGREAVNSSGNPGMAQGGMGDVLAGIIAAFLAQGYDPFEAACLGVFLHGASGDLLARRHGPFGYTASEVAENLPRVLRELEFYAGGV, encoded by the coding sequence ATGCGTCTGGTCTACGCCGCCGAAATGCAGGCCCTGGATCGGTTCACCATCGAGGAGGTGGGAGTTCCGGCGGAGGTCCTCATGGAGAACGCCGGTCGGGGGGTGGTGGACCTCCTTCTCGAGCGTTTTCCCCGGGAGGTGTACCGGGGAGTGATCGTCCTCTGCGGGCCGGGGAACAACGGCGGAGACGGCCTGGTGGTGGCCCGACACCTTCACCGGAGAGGCGTTCCGGTCCGGGTGATCCTGCTGGCCCCGGAGGAGAAGTACCGGGGCGAAGCGGGAACGAACCTGAGGATCGCCCGCTACGCGGAGATCCCCCTGATTCCGGCCCTGGACGAGGAGGCGGTGCGAACTCTGGCCGGGGAGATGCGGGCCGCCGGAGTCCTGGTGGACGCCCTTTTCGGGACCGGGCTTTCCCGGGAGCTCACCGGCCGCTTCGCCCTGGCGGTGGAGCTCGTGAATCAGGCCGGGGTCCCGGTGGTGGCGGTGGACATGCCCTCCGGGCTTTCGGCGGATACCGGGCGTCCGCTGGGGGTGGCGGTGCGGGCCACCCTCACCGCCACCATGGCCCTTCCCAAGGTGGGGCAGGTCGTCTATCCGGGAAGGGAATATGTGGGGGAGCTTCGGGTGGTGGACATCGGGATGCCCGAAAGGGTCGTCCGGGAAAAAGCCCCACCCCGTGAGTACCTGGATCGGGAATGGGCCGCAGGCGTCCTCCGGCCCCGGGCGGCGGACACCCACAAGGGCACCTACGGCCATGTGCTGGTGCTTGCGGGTTCGAGGGGTAAGACGGGAGCGGCGGTGCTCGCCGCAAAGGGATCCCTCCGCGCCGGAGCCGGTCTGGTGACCCTGGCCTGCGCCCGCAGTCTTCAACCCCTGATGGCCGGATACCTTCCCGAAGCCCTTACCCTGGGGCTCTCTCCGGAAACGCCGGATCAGGAGCTGACTCCGGCCTCCGCGGAGGCGATCCTTTCGGCCTGTGAACGGATGCATGCGGCGGTGCTGGGACCGGGGTTCGGACTTTCCCCGGAGGCCCGGGAGCTTTCCGTGAGGCTTTCCCTGGAGCTTCCCGTGCCGGCGGTGCTCGACGCCGACGCCCTCACGGCTCTTTCCGGAAGGCCGGAGCAACTTCGCGAGGCCCGGGCGCCCCGGGTGCTCACCCCACATCCTGGGGAAATGGCCCGGCTCCTTTCCCGTTCCAAGGCGGAGATCCAGGCCGATCGTCTGGAAGCGGCCCGGGAAGCCGCCCGCCGGAGCGGACAGGTGGTGGTCCTCAAGGGAGCGGCCACGGTGGTGGCCGGCCCCGACGGCCGCGAAGCGGTGAACTCCTCGGGCAATCCCGGGATGGCTCAGGGGGGAATGGGTGATGTGCTGGCCGGGATCATCGCCGCCTTTCTGGCCCAGGGCTACGACCCCTTCGAGGCCGCCTGCCTGGGGGTGTTCCTCCACGGCGCCTCCGGCGACCTCCTCGCCCGGAGGCACGGACCCTTCGGATACACGGCCTCGGAGGTGGCGGAAAACCTGCCCCGCGTTCTCAGGGAACTCGAGTTTTATGCCGGAGGTGTATAG
- a CDS encoding OmpH family outer membrane protein, protein MKRFLIVVLAWTVLLAGAAFAEAPRIAVLDLQKVVRSSKAGQEAMQQLQAKFKKLQAKLEAKKKEIEAFQQELQKKAPLLSEEARAEKQREYQKMVREFRAMQEDAQFEMKEAEKKALKPIFQDLEKVIRDMARKEGYDLILEKNMPGVYWASPRVDITQHVIQLYDQYRASGKGQAK, encoded by the coding sequence ATGAAAAGGTTTCTAATCGTTGTTTTGGCCTGGACGGTGCTTCTGGCGGGCGCGGCTTTCGCTGAGGCCCCCAGAATCGCGGTGCTGGATCTCCAAAAGGTGGTCCGTTCCTCCAAGGCCGGTCAGGAGGCCATGCAGCAGCTCCAGGCCAAGTTTAAGAAGCTTCAGGCAAAACTCGAGGCCAAGAAGAAGGAGATCGAGGCCTTCCAGCAGGAGCTCCAGAAGAAGGCCCCGCTCCTTTCCGAGGAGGCCCGGGCGGAAAAACAGCGGGAGTATCAGAAAATGGTCCGGGAATTTCGGGCCATGCAGGAAGACGCGCAGTTCGAGATGAAGGAAGCGGAGAAAAAGGCCCTGAAACCCATCTTTCAGGATCTGGAAAAGGTCATCAGGGATATGGCCCGGAAGGAGGGCTACGACCTTATTCTGGAAAAGAACATGCCCGGAGTCTATTGGGCCTCGCCCCGGGTGGACATCACCCAGCATGTGATCCAGCTCTACGACCAGTATCGGGCCAGCGGTAAAGGCCAGGCCAAATGA
- a CDS encoding magnesium transporter CorA family protein: MLKLYASENGFLVPAERPGPGTWVSLTAPSEEELRFVETRFGILPDFLKYPLDEEERPRIEVEGKQLLIIFHIPDPRHEGDIIRYETVPLGIVITEEVVVTVCLKENLLFEEVLAQSGRFIKVDLEHPVSFLFLVFYCVANLYLRYLRLIDRLIEDYERELHRSFRNRELLKILSLEKSLVYFNTALRGNDVVLTRIQSGRYVRLSDEDLEVLEDIQIENRQAIEMAKIYSDILSGTMDAYASIIGNNLNIVMKFLTALAIVLALPTMISSIYGMNIRLPLQDNPHAFWIIMSISFAVSILLTLYFIKKRLF; encoded by the coding sequence ATGCTCAAGCTTTATGCCTCGGAAAACGGATTTTTGGTACCGGCGGAGCGTCCCGGGCCCGGAACCTGGGTCTCCCTCACCGCGCCCTCGGAGGAGGAACTCCGTTTCGTGGAAACCCGGTTCGGGATCCTTCCGGATTTCCTGAAGTACCCTCTGGACGAGGAGGAGCGCCCCCGCATCGAGGTGGAGGGCAAACAGCTCCTCATCATCTTCCACATACCCGATCCCCGCCACGAGGGAGACATCATTCGATACGAAACCGTCCCCCTGGGGATCGTCATCACCGAGGAGGTGGTGGTCACCGTCTGTCTCAAGGAAAATCTGCTTTTCGAGGAGGTCCTGGCCCAATCCGGTCGTTTCATAAAGGTGGACCTGGAACATCCCGTTTCTTTTCTCTTCCTGGTCTTTTACTGCGTGGCCAATCTCTACCTGCGCTACCTCCGGCTCATAGATCGCCTCATCGAGGACTACGAGAGGGAGCTGCACCGTTCCTTCCGCAACCGGGAACTCCTCAAGATCCTGAGTCTGGAAAAAAGCCTGGTCTACTTCAACACCGCCCTTCGCGGAAACGATGTGGTGCTCACCCGCATCCAGTCCGGTCGGTATGTCAGGCTCTCCGACGAGGATCTGGAGGTGCTGGAGGACATACAGATCGAAAACCGTCAGGCCATCGAGATGGCCAAAATTTACTCCGACATCCTGAGCGGCACCATGGACGCCTACGCCTCCATTATCGGAAACAACCTGAACATCGTGATGAAGTTCCTCACCGCCCTGGCCATCGTCCTGGCCCTTCCCACCATGATCTCCAGTATCTACGGGATGAACATCCGGCTTCCGCTCCAGGACAATCCCCACGCCTTCTGGATCATCATGAGCATCTCCTTTGCCGTCTCCATCCTGCTTACCCTTTACTTCATAAAGAAGAGGTTGTTTTAA
- a CDS encoding undecaprenyl-diphosphate phosphatase, whose product MEDWSAVLLGVVQGLTEFLPVSSSGHLILVEKFLKIQGKLSFDAFIHLGTLMAVLLYFRKEWREILSGIFRPGEGRRLLLMLVLATLPGAVAGVVLEGSVENYFRRPGVVALVLVMMSLPLVLGEILGRREKDWRSLGFGGALMVGLAQALALIPGTSRSGITIAAGLLLGLTRAEAARFSFLLSAPIIAGAGILEGVKALAEGLPPKIMFLGAFSAFLSGWLAISFLLRFLRTRSLYPFVVYRVALGALILLLWPTPSLAAPPFSRVVTLITAQGPPERLFQERPRGITTGLLLPGGRYVLAAYPEVKQAVFIEALLPDGTTLAARLKAYDRFTDLAFLELSAQVRERERLRILRDWPSPGTQVLLITRTFKPAVYPGWVIRAPALRRVRGYLRADLLETVLTGDRSGPLFLPDGRLCGFHVKGAGGTEFQLAEASWIIERAFRQFLKKGRVEWPWLGVETVPLSPVVARAAGFPVEKGLLVIRVYPGSPADAVKLRAGKRLKAIGNVLYPLDGDLILAADDLSLSSPEDLFSLILSKEPGEVLRLKVWRSGRIRYIKVKLTRRPEG is encoded by the coding sequence GTGGAGGACTGGTCGGCCGTACTTCTCGGCGTGGTACAGGGACTTACCGAGTTTTTGCCGGTTTCCAGTTCCGGACATCTGATTCTGGTGGAAAAATTTCTGAAGATTCAAGGAAAGCTTTCCTTTGACGCCTTTATCCACCTGGGTACCCTGATGGCCGTTCTTCTTTACTTTCGAAAGGAATGGAGGGAGATCCTTTCGGGAATTTTTCGTCCCGGGGAGGGGCGGCGACTACTTCTCATGCTCGTCCTGGCTACCCTTCCCGGGGCGGTGGCCGGAGTGGTGCTGGAAGGGTCCGTAGAGAATTACTTTCGTCGCCCCGGGGTGGTGGCCCTGGTGCTGGTGATGATGAGTTTACCTCTGGTGCTGGGGGAGATACTGGGGCGCCGGGAGAAGGACTGGCGTTCTCTGGGCTTCGGCGGAGCGCTTATGGTAGGTCTCGCCCAGGCCCTGGCCCTCATCCCGGGGACCTCCCGAAGCGGGATCACCATCGCCGCCGGGCTTCTCCTGGGACTCACCCGCGCCGAAGCAGCCCGGTTTTCCTTCCTCCTTTCCGCTCCCATCATCGCCGGGGCCGGGATTCTGGAAGGGGTGAAGGCGCTGGCCGAGGGACTGCCACCGAAAATTATGTTCCTGGGGGCCTTTTCGGCCTTCCTCTCCGGATGGCTGGCCATCTCCTTTCTGCTCCGGTTCCTCAGGACCCGTTCCCTTTACCCCTTCGTGGTGTACCGGGTGGCCCTGGGTGCCCTCATCCTTCTTCTCTGGCCCACCCCTTCCCTTGCGGCTCCTCCCTTCTCCCGGGTGGTGACCCTCATCACCGCGCAGGGCCCCCCGGAGCGGCTCTTCCAGGAAAGACCACGGGGAATTACCACGGGGCTTCTCCTTCCCGGGGGACGCTATGTGCTGGCGGCCTATCCCGAGGTCAAGCAGGCCGTTTTTATTGAAGCCCTCCTTCCCGATGGAACCACTCTCGCCGCCCGACTGAAGGCCTACGATCGTTTTACGGATCTCGCCTTCCTGGAGCTTTCCGCCCAGGTTCGAGAACGGGAGCGCCTGCGCATCCTCAGGGACTGGCCCTCGCCGGGCACGCAGGTCCTCCTGATCACGAGGACCTTTAAACCGGCCGTGTATCCGGGCTGGGTGATCAGGGCCCCGGCCCTGCGGCGGGTGCGGGGATACCTTCGGGCGGATCTCCTGGAGACCGTCCTTACCGGGGATCGCTCCGGCCCTCTTTTCCTTCCGGATGGCCGTTTGTGCGGATTTCATGTGAAGGGGGCGGGAGGAACAGAGTTTCAGCTGGCCGAGGCCTCCTGGATAATTGAACGAGCCTTCCGGCAATTCCTCAAAAAGGGAAGGGTGGAATGGCCCTGGCTGGGGGTGGAAACCGTTCCCCTTTCCCCGGTGGTAGCCCGGGCCGCGGGGTTCCCGGTGGAAAAGGGACTTCTGGTAATTCGGGTATATCCCGGAAGTCCGGCGGATGCGGTGAAACTGCGAGCCGGGAAAAGACTAAAAGCTATAGGAAATGTTCTCTATCCCCTGGATGGGGACTTGATCCTTGCCGCAGACGATCTTTCTCTCTCGAGCCCTGAGGATCTATTTTCCCTGATCCTTTCGAAGGAACCGGGAGAGGTCCTCCGGCTCAAGGTTTGGAGATCGGGGCGGATTCGGTATATTAAGGTGAAATTAACCAGGAGACCGGAAGGATGA
- the tsaE gene encoding tRNA (adenosine(37)-N6)-threonylcarbamoyltransferase complex ATPase subunit type 1 TsaE, with product MPEVYRTRSPEETRALGEALARKLVPGDLLLLYGDLGSGKTTFVQGLARGLGVPEEVYVVSPSFSLVNEYPGRIPLFHVDLYRLGPEEVEELGLYEMLSRGVMVVEWAERLGEGWSPRYRIHFTYLSEEEREIRIERA from the coding sequence ATGCCGGAGGTGTATAGAACCCGCTCCCCCGAGGAGACCCGGGCCCTGGGCGAAGCCCTGGCCCGTAAGCTCGTCCCCGGCGATCTCCTCCTCCTTTACGGAGATCTGGGAAGCGGAAAAACCACCTTCGTTCAGGGGCTGGCCCGGGGACTGGGGGTGCCCGAAGAGGTCTATGTGGTGAGTCCCTCCTTCTCCCTGGTAAACGAATATCCGGGCCGGATTCCCCTCTTTCATGTGGATCTTTACCGTCTCGGCCCGGAGGAGGTGGAGGAGCTGGGACTTTACGAAATGCTCTCCAGAGGGGTCATGGTGGTGGAATGGGCGGAAAGGCTCGGGGAGGGCTGGTCCCCCCGCTACAGGATCCACTTTACCTACCTCTCCGAAGAAGAACGGGAGATCCGCATTGAACGGGCGTAA
- the prmC gene encoding peptide chain release factor N(5)-glutamine methyltransferase, giving the protein MRVTEALREGRALLEAAGWSAEEALREVRMILGHILGVRPLDVYLSLEREIPEERFRKALAKRMRGVPLAYILGQVEFYGRVFRVEPGVLIPRPETEVLVETVLAEDLPPGPLLELGVGSGVVLLTLLAEDSSRWGVGVDVSPLALRLTRRNAEDLGLAERTFLVRGDWLSPLAPRRRFAALVTNPPYVAEEEWAELPAEVRDHEPREALWGGPEGLVFIRRTLVEGPPFLQPGGKIFLEIGYNQKDRVRELCEERGFAVRFVPDLSGTFRVAVVTP; this is encoded by the coding sequence ATGCGGGTGACCGAGGCCCTGAGGGAGGGCAGGGCCTTACTTGAGGCGGCGGGCTGGTCTGCCGAGGAGGCCCTCCGGGAGGTCCGCATGATCCTGGGGCACATCCTCGGGGTGCGGCCCCTCGATGTGTATCTTTCTCTTGAGAGAGAGATCCCGGAGGAGAGGTTCCGAAAGGCCCTGGCGAAGAGGATGCGGGGCGTGCCCCTGGCCTACATCCTGGGGCAGGTGGAGTTTTACGGAAGGGTCTTCCGGGTGGAGCCCGGAGTGCTCATCCCCCGTCCGGAGACGGAGGTCCTGGTGGAGACCGTACTCGCCGAGGACCTCCCCCCGGGGCCGCTCCTGGAGCTAGGGGTGGGATCCGGAGTGGTGCTCCTCACCCTTCTGGCCGAAGACTCCTCCCGGTGGGGGGTGGGGGTGGATGTTAGCCCGCTTGCCCTTAGGCTGACCCGCAGGAACGCCGAGGACCTGGGCCTTGCGGAAAGGACCTTCCTCGTGCGGGGGGACTGGCTCTCTCCCCTGGCCCCGCGACGGCGATTCGCCGCCCTGGTGACGAACCCTCCCTATGTGGCCGAAGAGGAATGGGCGGAGCTCCCCGCCGAGGTGCGGGATCACGAACCCCGGGAGGCCCTGTGGGGAGGGCCGGAGGGGCTCGTCTTCATCCGGCGCACCCTCGTCGAGGGACCGCCTTTCCTTCAGCCGGGGGGAAAGATTTTCCTCGAAATCGGATATAATCAGAAGGACAGGGTACGGGAACTCTGTGAGGAGAGAGGGTTTGCGGTGCGTTTCGTGCCGGATCTTTCCGGAACATTCCGGGTGGCGGTGGTGACGCCGTGA
- a CDS encoding methyltransferase encodes MKNCPLEKETLKIRGKELTVFRPASLEPFLEGEASQVSRFPFWAKLWEAAIVLADFVATLEPPRKILEIGAGLGVPGLTAAAFGHEVTLTDYEDTPLELARRSAEANGLSVRVARLDWLNPHDLGEFEVIVGAEVVYAGRLFQPLLDIFRRYLLPGGEIYLAHDRERARVLVPFLKRAEHEYEVATSLRRLRTENETFEIVLNRLRPKGF; translated from the coding sequence ATGAAGAATTGTCCCTTGGAAAAAGAAACCTTAAAGATCAGGGGGAAGGAACTTACGGTTTTTCGTCCGGCCAGCCTGGAGCCCTTTTTGGAGGGGGAGGCCTCCCAGGTATCCCGATTCCCCTTCTGGGCCAAGCTCTGGGAGGCGGCCATAGTGCTCGCCGATTTCGTGGCCACCCTCGAGCCTCCCAGGAAGATCCTAGAGATCGGGGCCGGTCTGGGGGTGCCGGGCCTAACCGCCGCGGCCTTCGGCCACGAGGTCACCCTCACCGACTACGAGGACACCCCCCTTGAACTGGCCCGCCGTTCCGCCGAGGCCAACGGTCTTTCCGTCCGGGTGGCCCGCCTGGACTGGCTCAATCCCCACGACCTGGGAGAGTTCGAGGTCATTGTCGGGGCGGAGGTGGTTTACGCCGGCCGTCTCTTTCAGCCCCTGCTGGACATCTTCCGGCGGTATCTGCTCCCCGGGGGGGAGATCTACCTGGCCCACGACCGGGAACGGGCCCGGGTGCTGGTCCCCTTCCTCAAACGGGCCGAACACGAGTACGAGGTGGCCACCAGCCTGCGTCGTCTTCGCACGGAAAACGAGACCTTTGAGATCGTTCTGAACCGTCTGCGTCCCAAAGGTTTTTAA
- the acpS gene encoding holo-ACP synthase, with protein MICGVGVDLVRVARIEGLLSRYGERFLRRVFAPEELSYARGKERMTESLAASFAVKEALGKALGTGLSGFSLREVALVRDPSSGRPSVRLYGRARALVEARADRVWVSVTHEGGLAMAVVILERGE; from the coding sequence ATGATTTGCGGTGTGGGAGTGGATCTGGTGCGGGTGGCGAGGATCGAGGGGCTCCTTTCCCGTTACGGGGAGAGGTTCCTCAGGCGAGTTTTCGCGCCGGAAGAGTTGTCCTACGCCCGGGGGAAGGAGCGCATGACGGAGTCCCTGGCGGCCTCCTTTGCGGTAAAAGAGGCCCTGGGCAAGGCCCTGGGGACCGGTCTTTCGGGGTTCTCTCTCCGGGAGGTGGCCCTGGTTCGGGATCCCTCCTCGGGGAGGCCTTCCGTGCGGCTTTACGGGCGGGCCCGGGCCCTGGTGGAGGCCCGGGCCGACCGGGTGTGGGTCTCGGTCACTCACGAGGGCGGCCTGGCTATGGCCGTAGTGATTCTCGAAAGGGGTGAGTGA
- a CDS encoding YicC/YloC family endoribonuclease, which translates to MESMTGFGRGEFQGEGFGLQVEVKSLNHRFMEIVCRLPRRYQVLEERLRREIQARFHRGRFEVQVRLVGTPPATARVFVDRSLLSQYLAHLRSLSAEWGLSGELSVSDLLRLKEIFVLAEETPEVEALWTELSPPFFEALEQLSRMRRREGEYLREVLYAHLRELDVLLDRIASLKEGHLSEALRRLEDRLSKLLAERGLDPVRLHQEAAILADRLDFTEELDRLRSHRRHFEEVMESPGPHGRKLDFLCQEMFREINTLSNKAASAEISRLAVEVKALIEKLREQVQNLE; encoded by the coding sequence ATGGAGAGCATGACCGGTTTCGGAAGGGGAGAGTTTCAGGGGGAGGGTTTCGGGCTCCAGGTGGAGGTCAAGTCCCTTAATCACCGTTTCATGGAGATCGTATGCCGGCTTCCCCGGCGCTATCAGGTGCTGGAGGAACGCCTGAGGCGGGAGATCCAGGCCCGTTTTCACCGGGGGCGTTTCGAGGTTCAGGTGCGCCTGGTGGGCACGCCGCCGGCCACGGCCCGGGTCTTCGTGGACCGGAGCCTGCTTTCCCAGTATCTGGCCCACCTGCGCTCCCTTTCCGCGGAGTGGGGGCTTTCGGGGGAACTCTCCGTTTCGGATCTTCTCCGTCTCAAGGAGATCTTCGTTCTGGCCGAGGAAACTCCGGAGGTGGAGGCCCTGTGGACCGAACTTTCACCGCCGTTTTTCGAGGCCCTGGAGCAACTCTCCCGGATGAGACGGCGCGAGGGGGAATACCTCCGGGAGGTCCTTTACGCTCACCTGAGGGAACTGGATGTGCTTCTGGATCGGATCGCCTCGCTCAAGGAGGGACACCTGTCCGAGGCCCTGCGCCGCCTGGAGGATAGACTTTCGAAGCTTCTTGCCGAAAGAGGACTCGATCCCGTGCGTCTTCACCAGGAGGCCGCCATCCTGGCCGACCGGCTGGACTTTACCGAAGAGCTGGATCGCCTGCGCAGCCATCGAAGACACTTCGAGGAGGTCATGGAGTCTCCCGGACCCCACGGCCGCAAACTGGACTTTCTCTGCCAGGAGATGTTCAGGGAGATCAACACCCTTTCCAACAAGGCGGCCTCCGCGGAGATCTCCAGACTGGCCGTTGAGGTTAAGGCCCTCATCGAAAAGCTACGGGAACAGGTGCAGAACCTGGAATAG
- the glk gene encoding glucokinase, with translation MILAADIGGTRSRLALFREEGPLRPLKPRIFPSRDFRGLSELLRSYLEEVRERPRRVVLALAGPILGSRVHLTNLGWTVSVAGLKRNLGFEEVFLLNDLEAAAYGIPVLSGARVRTVKAGGGRGRVAVVVAPGTGLGEAILVRSGPRPLVLPTEGGHAEYPPASDEEWALYRELRRRYGHVSLERVISGPGLTEVYAFFSGETVSPEEIIERARGGDPPADRAVRLVTRALGREAGTLALKTLALGGVYLSGGLAPALSPWFESEFLPAFLDKGRLREILLKIPVRLITHPAPALLGAAFYARSMRISRSSSER, from the coding sequence ATGATTCTTGCGGCGGACATAGGGGGGACCCGCTCCCGTCTGGCCCTTTTCAGGGAGGAGGGCCCCCTGCGTCCCCTGAAGCCCCGGATCTTTCCCAGCAGGGACTTCCGGGGGCTCTCCGAGCTACTGCGGAGCTATCTTGAGGAAGTCCGGGAAAGACCTCGCCGGGTGGTGCTGGCCCTGGCCGGGCCGATCCTGGGCTCCCGCGTTCATCTTACCAACCTGGGCTGGACGGTCTCGGTGGCGGGCCTGAAAAGGAACCTGGGTTTTGAGGAGGTCTTCCTCCTGAACGATCTCGAGGCGGCGGCCTACGGGATTCCCGTCCTCTCGGGGGCACGGGTGAGGACCGTCAAGGCCGGAGGGGGACGGGGGCGCGTGGCGGTGGTGGTGGCCCCGGGCACGGGCCTGGGTGAAGCCATTCTGGTGCGAAGCGGGCCCCGCCCTCTGGTCCTCCCCACCGAGGGAGGGCACGCGGAGTATCCTCCGGCAAGCGACGAGGAATGGGCCCTTTATCGGGAGCTGCGCCGCCGATACGGGCATGTGAGCCTCGAAAGGGTGATCTCCGGTCCGGGGCTTACCGAGGTTTACGCCTTTTTTTCCGGAGAGACGGTCTCTCCGGAGGAGATTATCGAGCGGGCCCGGGGCGGGGATCCACCGGCGGACAGGGCCGTTCGCCTGGTGACCAGGGCGCTGGGCCGAGAGGCCGGCACCCTGGCCCTGAAGACTCTGGCCCTCGGGGGAGTGTATCTTTCCGGAGGGCTGGCTCCGGCGCTTTCCCCGTGGTTCGAAAGCGAGTTCCTCCCGGCCTTTCTCGACAAGGGGCGACTCCGGGAGATTCTTCTAAAGATCCCCGTGCGGTTGATCACCCACCCCGCACCGGCCCTACTGGGTGCGGCCTTTTACGCCCGTTCAATGCGGATCTCCCGTTCTTCTTCGGAGAGGTAG
- a CDS encoding OmpA family protein, which translates to MKKILFLGVFLWLAVSCAPKPKEVPVGPLPSPQVSGEEVQPPASPPPAKGDEKRTRAVAPPPSFKEETLAAAEARAASMPLEERWKLYGRSTPPLKAIFFDFDDYRIRRDMLPRLREDARFLLEHPEYRVELQGNCDERGDRDYNLALGEKRALEVRRFLINLGVSPERLSTVSFGEERPLAPGHDEASWAINRRVDLVIVNKNP; encoded by the coding sequence ATGAAGAAGATACTCTTTTTGGGAGTTTTTTTATGGCTTGCGGTTTCCTGTGCCCCCAAGCCCAAGGAGGTGCCGGTGGGGCCGCTTCCCTCTCCGCAGGTCTCGGGGGAGGAAGTCCAGCCTCCGGCCTCCCCTCCCCCGGCAAAGGGAGATGAAAAGCGGACCCGGGCCGTGGCTCCGCCCCCGTCCTTTAAGGAGGAGACTCTGGCCGCCGCGGAGGCCCGGGCCGCCTCCATGCCCCTGGAGGAACGCTGGAAGCTCTACGGACGCAGCACCCCTCCCCTCAAGGCCATCTTCTTCGACTTCGACGACTATCGCATTCGCCGGGACATGCTCCCCCGTCTCCGGGAAGACGCCCGCTTTCTCCTGGAACATCCGGAATACCGGGTGGAACTTCAGGGGAACTGTGACGAACGCGGGGACAGGGACTACAACCTGGCCCTGGGGGAAAAGAGGGCCCTCGAGGTGCGCCGTTTCCTGATCAACCTGGGGGTTTCGCCGGAGCGTCTTTCCACGGTAAGCTTCGGGGAGGAACGCCCCCTGGCCCCGGGGCACGACGAGGCCTCCTGGGCCATCAATCGGCGGGTGGATCTGGTCATCGTAAACAAGAATCCCTGA